A single region of the Vicia villosa cultivar HV-30 ecotype Madison, WI linkage group LG4, Vvil1.0, whole genome shotgun sequence genome encodes:
- the LOC131598408 gene encoding BURP domain-containing protein 9-like: MDWQATNAETLPPQFYWKSVLPNSPIPKAITNLLPNSPMSKAITNILLPGVDVMSVELPNAFSYHHATNEVAVKSAESSNAFSYYHAASKTNLNSRETPNAFSYYAASEPDVNSGELSNAFSYHHAASKTNLNSREPPNAFSYYAASEPDVNSGELSNAFSYHHDASKPDVNSEELSNAFSYHHAASEPDVNSGELSNAFSYHHDASKPDVNSEELSNAFSYNHAASESDVNSRELSNAFSYHHAANEAGVKSAELPNAFSFHHTASKPDVSSEQLPNAFSYHHAASKPDASSGELSNNYQMHSYHHAASKPDVNSKELPNGFGYHHAASETGVKSEESPNGFGYHHSASEANLNSRKLPNGFGYHHVAGETQLHHKPHATIFFFEKELHHGTKSYIRFAKTNPNNEAKFLPREVASSIPFSSKKLEYILNKLNIKKGTKGAHIVNNTITDCEVDSIKGEEKLCVTSLESMIDFSISKIGKNLEAVSTEMYKESDFQQYKIITQGVKRLGEKNKVVVCHKQNYPYAVFFCHTTDTTKVYSVPLEGVDGSRVKAIVVCHTDTSQWNPKHFAFLELKVKVGTAPICHLLPQDHVAWIAK; this comes from the exons TGGCAAGCAACTAATGCTGAAACGTTACCACCTCAATTTTACTGGAAGTCCGTACTCCCTAACTCTCCAATTCCAAAAGCCATAACTAATTTGTTGCCCAACTCTCCAATGTCAAAAGCCATCACTAATATCCTACTCCCTG GTGTAGATGTAATGTCTGTAGAGTTACCTAATGCATTTTCTTACCATCATGCTACAAATGAGGTTGCTGTAAAGTCTGCGGAATCATCTAATGCATTTTCTTACTATCATGCTGCAAGTAAGACTAATCTAAATTCTAGAGAAACACCTAATGCATTTTCTTACTATGCTGCTAGTGAGCCTGATGTAAATTCCGGAGAATTATCCAATGCATTTTCTTACCATCATGCTGCAAGTAAGACTAATCTAAATTCTAGAGAACCACCTAATGCATTTTCTTACTATGCTGCTAGTGAGCCTGATGTAAATTCCGGAGAATTATCCAATGCATTTTCTTACCATCATGATGCAAGTAAGCCAGATGTAAATTCCGAAGAATTATCTAATGCATTTTCTTACCATCATGCTGCTAGTGAGCCTGATGTAAATTCCGGAGAATTATCCAATGCATTTTCTTACCATCATGATGCAAGTAAACCAGATGTAAATTCCGAAGAATTATCTAATGCATTTTCTTACAATCATGCTGCTAGTGAGTCTGATGTAAATTCAAGAGAATTATCTAATGCATTTTCTTACCATCATGCTGCAAATGAGGCTGGTGTGAAGTCTGCAGAATTACCAAATGCATTTTCTTTCCATCATACTGCAAGTAAGCCTGATGTAAGTTCCGAACAATTACCTAATGCATTTTCTTACCATCATGCTGCAAGTAAGCCTGATGCAAGTTCTGGAGAATTATCTAAT AATTACCAAATGCATTCTTACCATCATGCTGCAAGTAAGCCTGATGTAAATTCTAAAGAATTACCTAACGGGTTTGGTTACCATCATGCGGCAAGTGAGACTGGTGTGAAGTCCGAAGAATCACCTAATGGGTTCGGTTACCATCATTCTGCAAGTGAGGCTAATTTAAATTCTCGAAAATTACCTAATGGATTTGGTTACCATCATGTTGCAGGCGAGACTCAATTGCATCATAAACCACATGCAACAATCTTCTTTTTTGAAAAGGAATTGCACCATGGGACAAAATCATACATTAGATTTGCCAAAACCAATCCAAATAATGAAGCAAAATTCTTGCCTAGAGAAGTTGCTAGTTCAATACCTTTTTCATCAAAAAAGTTGGAATACATACTCAATAAGCTGAACATCAAGAAAGGGACAAAGGGTGCTCACATTGTGAACAACACAATCACTGACTGTGAAGTGGATAGCATCAAAGGAGAAGAAAAACTTTGTGTAACATCATTGGAGTCTATGATTGATTTCTCTATTTCTAAAATTGGGAAAAATcttgaggctgtttcgacagaaATGTATAAAGAGAGTGACTTTCAGCAATATAAAATAATAACACAAGGAGTGAAGAGGTTGGGGGAGAAGAACAAAGTTGTTGTGTGCCACAAACAGAATTACCCTTACGCAGTATTTTTCTGTCACACAACAGATACAACTAAAGTTTACTCAGTGCCTTTAGAGGGTGTTGATGGAAGCAGAGTTAAAGCTATTGTCGTGTGTCACACTGATACATCGCAATGGAACCCAAAACATTTTGCATTTTTAGAACTCAAAGTTAAAGTTGGAACTGCTCCAATTTGCCACCTACTACCTCAGGATCATGTTGCTTGGATTGCCAAGTAG